One Dioscorea cayenensis subsp. rotundata cultivar TDr96_F1 chromosome 17, TDr96_F1_v2_PseudoChromosome.rev07_lg8_w22 25.fasta, whole genome shotgun sequence DNA window includes the following coding sequences:
- the LOC120280308 gene encoding probable ADP-ribosylation factor GTPase-activating protein AGD14 isoform X2, which translates to MANRMKEDEKNEKIIRGLLKLPANRRCINCNNLGPQYVCTNFWTFICTNCSGMHREFTHRVKSISMAKFTSQEVITLQDGGNERAKSIYFKEWDPQRHSFPDSSNIDRLREFIKHVYVDRRYTGERGTNKPPRVKSDREDYNENRTADSYRGASRSPPFEDRYDHPFNERSSSGGRNDERFSRYGYEDRSPAHDGDSKRSPGQFDVVDERRRDDKTGNGNQIQRIEDRRFPDAVHRASARSPSYQKGVDSSSPPLVRPVRDILGDDVPPLQVGDLPKPNGTGVPENSSKTQRTTSSSSLGSSDGNPVELKRANSGSLIDFNINSDPPVSSTQHVPQQTVSPLASSENWASFDVVPQQKASQTSANASSIQSSLDQLLVPAIAPTGNMPSPPVSGVHALSGNNDTRQIPVMPQNQADFFAAGNTRSALPPSDISMTWGPSVAQNMQVNLTAPAGQPSQGTTVWAGGMGSALLSQTPADAKPIGRNELPQDLFTALYPPAATSFPAWPRTPHPSMGYSMQYPVGNAIQTFPQASQSTNPFELVNETSLPHASSFPSMASLQGALPNMTGNAPLLRSASLGTPLPQWMHLQQTPSYQMASSPSPYLVQQGLTNTAAQAPNHSFPMVNHGGGFGGAGAAFGASGMETQSGARYAQQGTPSASGGNPFG; encoded by the exons ATGGCGAATCGGATGAAGGAGGATGAGAAGAACGAGAAGATTATTCGAGGGCTTCTGAAGCTTCCTGCAAATCGGAGATGCATCAATTGTAACAATCTG GGGCCGCAATATGTGTGCACAAATTTCTGGACATTCATCTGTACAAACTGCAGTGGGATGCA TCGGGAGTTCACACACCGTGTGAAATCAATATCAATGGCTAAATTTACTTCTCAAGAAGTGATTACTCTTCAAGACGGGGGGAATGAG CGTGCCAAGTCAATTTATTTCAAGGAATGGGATCCCCAGCGTCACTCATTTCCTGATAGCAG CAATATTGATAGACTAAGGGAGTTCATTAAGCACGTATATGTAGACAGGAGGTATACAGGTGAAAGAGGCACCAACAAGCCTCCAAGGGTCAAG AGTGATAGGGAGGATTACAATGAAAATAGAACGGCAGATTCATATCGTGGTGCTTCAAGAAGTCCACCATTTGAGGATAGGTATGATCACCCTTTCAATGAACGATCTAGTTCTGGTGGACGGAATGATGAAAGATTCTCCCGATATGGTTATGAAGATAGAAGCCCTGCACATGATGGTGATTCCAAGAGAAGTCCTGGCCAGTTTGATGTGGTAGATGAGAGGCGTCGAGATGACAAAACTGGAAATGGGAACCAAATCCAGAGAATTGAGGATCGGCGTTTTCCTGATGCAGTACATAGAGCCAGTGCACGGTCACCAAGCTATCAGAAAGGTGTTGATTCATCGAGTCCTCCCCTTGTGCGCCCTGTTAGAGATATCTTGGGAGATGATGTACCTCCACTCCAAGTTGGTGACCTTCCTAAACCAAATGGTACTGGGGTACCTGAAAATTCTTCAAAGACACAG AGAACTACATCTTCAAGCAGCTTGGGATCTAGTGATGGCAATCCAGTTGAATTGAAGAGGGCAAATTCAGGAAGCTTGATTGATTTCAATATCAATTCAGACCCTCCTGTGTCATCTACACAACATGTTCCTCAACAAACTGTCTCCCCACTTGCTAGTAGTGAAAATTGGGCATCTTTTGATGTTGTCCCTCAACAAAAAGCTTCTCAAACTTCTGCAAATGCAAGTTCTATACAATCTTCATTGGACCAATTGTTAGTTCCAGCAATTGCACCTACAGGAAATATGCCATCTCCACCTGTTTCTGGTGTTCATGCATTATCTGGAAATAATGACACAAGGCAAATCCCAGTCATGCCACAAAATCAGGCAGATTTCTTTGCAGCTGGCAATACTAGGTCTGCTCTACCACCATCAGACATATCTATG ACATGGGGACCTTCTGTGGCACAGAACATGCAAGTAAATTTGACTGCCCCTGCTGGACAACCTTCTCAAGGTACTACCGTATGGGCTGGAGGAATGGGTTCTGCATTATTGTCACAAACCCCTGCAGATGCAAAACCTATTGGGAGAAATGAACTCCCTCAG GACCTTTTCACTGCACTATACCCACCTGCAGCTACATCATTTCCAGCTTGGCCAAGAACTCCGCATCCCAGCATGGGTTACAGCATGCAATATCCTGTTGGAAAT GCAATTCAAACTTTTCCGCAGGCATCACAGTCTACCAATCCTTTTGAACTTGTTAATGAGACATCTTTGCCTCATGCTTCCTCG TTCCCATCTATGGCATCCCTGCAAGGAGCATTACCCAACATGACTGGGAATGCACCATTATTGCGCAGTGCCAGCTTAGGAACTCCTCTACCACAATGGATGCATCTACAACAAACTCCCTCATACCAAATGGCCTCATCCCCAA GTCCTTACTTGGTGCAGCAGGGCCTGACTAACACTGCCGCACAAGCACCTAATCATTCATTTCCTATGGT AAATCATGGTGGCGGTTTCGGTGGTGCTGGAGCTGCTTTTGGTGCTTCAGGAATGGAGACACAATCCGGTGCTAGGTACGCGCAACAAGGCACACCAAGTGCTTCAGGAGGAAATCCCTTTGGATGA
- the LOC120280308 gene encoding probable ADP-ribosylation factor GTPase-activating protein AGD14 isoform X1, translating into MANRMKEDEKNEKIIRGLLKLPANRRCINCNNLGPQYVCTNFWTFICTNCSGMHREFTHRVKSISMAKFTSQEVITLQDGGNERAKSIYFKEWDPQRHSFPDSSNIDRLREFIKHVYVDRRYTGERGTNKPPRVKSDREDYNENRTADSYRGASRSPPFEDRYDHPFNERSSSGGRNDERFSRYGYEDRSPAHDGDSKRSPGQFDVVDERRRDDKTGNGNQIQRIEDRRFPDAVHRASARSPSYQKGVDSSSPPLVRPVRDILGDDVPPLQVGDLPKPNGTGVPENSSKTQRTTSSSSLGSSDGNPVELKRANSGSLIDFNINSDPPVSSTQHVPQQTVSPLASSENWASFDVVPQQKASQTSANASSIQSSLDQLLVPAIAPTGNMPSPPVSGVHALSGNNDTRQIPVMPQNQADFFAAGNTRSALPPSDISMVNSLTWGPSVAQNMQVNLTAPAGQPSQGTTVWAGGMGSALLSQTPADAKPIGRNELPQDLFTALYPPAATSFPAWPRTPHPSMGYSMQYPVGNAIQTFPQASQSTNPFELVNETSLPHASSFPSMASLQGALPNMTGNAPLLRSASLGTPLPQWMHLQQTPSYQMASSPSPYLVQQGLTNTAAQAPNHSFPMVNHGGGFGGAGAAFGASGMETQSGARYAQQGTPSASGGNPFG; encoded by the exons ATGGCGAATCGGATGAAGGAGGATGAGAAGAACGAGAAGATTATTCGAGGGCTTCTGAAGCTTCCTGCAAATCGGAGATGCATCAATTGTAACAATCTG GGGCCGCAATATGTGTGCACAAATTTCTGGACATTCATCTGTACAAACTGCAGTGGGATGCA TCGGGAGTTCACACACCGTGTGAAATCAATATCAATGGCTAAATTTACTTCTCAAGAAGTGATTACTCTTCAAGACGGGGGGAATGAG CGTGCCAAGTCAATTTATTTCAAGGAATGGGATCCCCAGCGTCACTCATTTCCTGATAGCAG CAATATTGATAGACTAAGGGAGTTCATTAAGCACGTATATGTAGACAGGAGGTATACAGGTGAAAGAGGCACCAACAAGCCTCCAAGGGTCAAG AGTGATAGGGAGGATTACAATGAAAATAGAACGGCAGATTCATATCGTGGTGCTTCAAGAAGTCCACCATTTGAGGATAGGTATGATCACCCTTTCAATGAACGATCTAGTTCTGGTGGACGGAATGATGAAAGATTCTCCCGATATGGTTATGAAGATAGAAGCCCTGCACATGATGGTGATTCCAAGAGAAGTCCTGGCCAGTTTGATGTGGTAGATGAGAGGCGTCGAGATGACAAAACTGGAAATGGGAACCAAATCCAGAGAATTGAGGATCGGCGTTTTCCTGATGCAGTACATAGAGCCAGTGCACGGTCACCAAGCTATCAGAAAGGTGTTGATTCATCGAGTCCTCCCCTTGTGCGCCCTGTTAGAGATATCTTGGGAGATGATGTACCTCCACTCCAAGTTGGTGACCTTCCTAAACCAAATGGTACTGGGGTACCTGAAAATTCTTCAAAGACACAG AGAACTACATCTTCAAGCAGCTTGGGATCTAGTGATGGCAATCCAGTTGAATTGAAGAGGGCAAATTCAGGAAGCTTGATTGATTTCAATATCAATTCAGACCCTCCTGTGTCATCTACACAACATGTTCCTCAACAAACTGTCTCCCCACTTGCTAGTAGTGAAAATTGGGCATCTTTTGATGTTGTCCCTCAACAAAAAGCTTCTCAAACTTCTGCAAATGCAAGTTCTATACAATCTTCATTGGACCAATTGTTAGTTCCAGCAATTGCACCTACAGGAAATATGCCATCTCCACCTGTTTCTGGTGTTCATGCATTATCTGGAAATAATGACACAAGGCAAATCCCAGTCATGCCACAAAATCAGGCAGATTTCTTTGCAGCTGGCAATACTAGGTCTGCTCTACCACCATCAGACATATCTATGGTAAACAGCCTG ACATGGGGACCTTCTGTGGCACAGAACATGCAAGTAAATTTGACTGCCCCTGCTGGACAACCTTCTCAAGGTACTACCGTATGGGCTGGAGGAATGGGTTCTGCATTATTGTCACAAACCCCTGCAGATGCAAAACCTATTGGGAGAAATGAACTCCCTCAG GACCTTTTCACTGCACTATACCCACCTGCAGCTACATCATTTCCAGCTTGGCCAAGAACTCCGCATCCCAGCATGGGTTACAGCATGCAATATCCTGTTGGAAAT GCAATTCAAACTTTTCCGCAGGCATCACAGTCTACCAATCCTTTTGAACTTGTTAATGAGACATCTTTGCCTCATGCTTCCTCG TTCCCATCTATGGCATCCCTGCAAGGAGCATTACCCAACATGACTGGGAATGCACCATTATTGCGCAGTGCCAGCTTAGGAACTCCTCTACCACAATGGATGCATCTACAACAAACTCCCTCATACCAAATGGCCTCATCCCCAA GTCCTTACTTGGTGCAGCAGGGCCTGACTAACACTGCCGCACAAGCACCTAATCATTCATTTCCTATGGT AAATCATGGTGGCGGTTTCGGTGGTGCTGGAGCTGCTTTTGGTGCTTCAGGAATGGAGACACAATCCGGTGCTAGGTACGCGCAACAAGGCACACCAAGTGCTTCAGGAGGAAATCCCTTTGGATGA
- the LOC120280308 gene encoding probable ADP-ribosylation factor GTPase-activating protein AGD14 isoform X3 encodes MAKFTSQEVITLQDGGNERAKSIYFKEWDPQRHSFPDSSNIDRLREFIKHVYVDRRYTGERGTNKPPRVKSDREDYNENRTADSYRGASRSPPFEDRYDHPFNERSSSGGRNDERFSRYGYEDRSPAHDGDSKRSPGQFDVVDERRRDDKTGNGNQIQRIEDRRFPDAVHRASARSPSYQKGVDSSSPPLVRPVRDILGDDVPPLQVGDLPKPNGTGVPENSSKTQRTTSSSSLGSSDGNPVELKRANSGSLIDFNINSDPPVSSTQHVPQQTVSPLASSENWASFDVVPQQKASQTSANASSIQSSLDQLLVPAIAPTGNMPSPPVSGVHALSGNNDTRQIPVMPQNQADFFAAGNTRSALPPSDISMVNSLTWGPSVAQNMQVNLTAPAGQPSQGTTVWAGGMGSALLSQTPADAKPIGRNELPQDLFTALYPPAATSFPAWPRTPHPSMGYSMQYPVGNAIQTFPQASQSTNPFELVNETSLPHASSFPSMASLQGALPNMTGNAPLLRSASLGTPLPQWMHLQQTPSYQMASSPSPYLVQQGLTNTAAQAPNHSFPMVNHGGGFGGAGAAFGASGMETQSGARYAQQGTPSASGGNPFG; translated from the exons ATGGCTAAATTTACTTCTCAAGAAGTGATTACTCTTCAAGACGGGGGGAATGAG CGTGCCAAGTCAATTTATTTCAAGGAATGGGATCCCCAGCGTCACTCATTTCCTGATAGCAG CAATATTGATAGACTAAGGGAGTTCATTAAGCACGTATATGTAGACAGGAGGTATACAGGTGAAAGAGGCACCAACAAGCCTCCAAGGGTCAAG AGTGATAGGGAGGATTACAATGAAAATAGAACGGCAGATTCATATCGTGGTGCTTCAAGAAGTCCACCATTTGAGGATAGGTATGATCACCCTTTCAATGAACGATCTAGTTCTGGTGGACGGAATGATGAAAGATTCTCCCGATATGGTTATGAAGATAGAAGCCCTGCACATGATGGTGATTCCAAGAGAAGTCCTGGCCAGTTTGATGTGGTAGATGAGAGGCGTCGAGATGACAAAACTGGAAATGGGAACCAAATCCAGAGAATTGAGGATCGGCGTTTTCCTGATGCAGTACATAGAGCCAGTGCACGGTCACCAAGCTATCAGAAAGGTGTTGATTCATCGAGTCCTCCCCTTGTGCGCCCTGTTAGAGATATCTTGGGAGATGATGTACCTCCACTCCAAGTTGGTGACCTTCCTAAACCAAATGGTACTGGGGTACCTGAAAATTCTTCAAAGACACAG AGAACTACATCTTCAAGCAGCTTGGGATCTAGTGATGGCAATCCAGTTGAATTGAAGAGGGCAAATTCAGGAAGCTTGATTGATTTCAATATCAATTCAGACCCTCCTGTGTCATCTACACAACATGTTCCTCAACAAACTGTCTCCCCACTTGCTAGTAGTGAAAATTGGGCATCTTTTGATGTTGTCCCTCAACAAAAAGCTTCTCAAACTTCTGCAAATGCAAGTTCTATACAATCTTCATTGGACCAATTGTTAGTTCCAGCAATTGCACCTACAGGAAATATGCCATCTCCACCTGTTTCTGGTGTTCATGCATTATCTGGAAATAATGACACAAGGCAAATCCCAGTCATGCCACAAAATCAGGCAGATTTCTTTGCAGCTGGCAATACTAGGTCTGCTCTACCACCATCAGACATATCTATGGTAAACAGCCTG ACATGGGGACCTTCTGTGGCACAGAACATGCAAGTAAATTTGACTGCCCCTGCTGGACAACCTTCTCAAGGTACTACCGTATGGGCTGGAGGAATGGGTTCTGCATTATTGTCACAAACCCCTGCAGATGCAAAACCTATTGGGAGAAATGAACTCCCTCAG GACCTTTTCACTGCACTATACCCACCTGCAGCTACATCATTTCCAGCTTGGCCAAGAACTCCGCATCCCAGCATGGGTTACAGCATGCAATATCCTGTTGGAAAT GCAATTCAAACTTTTCCGCAGGCATCACAGTCTACCAATCCTTTTGAACTTGTTAATGAGACATCTTTGCCTCATGCTTCCTCG TTCCCATCTATGGCATCCCTGCAAGGAGCATTACCCAACATGACTGGGAATGCACCATTATTGCGCAGTGCCAGCTTAGGAACTCCTCTACCACAATGGATGCATCTACAACAAACTCCCTCATACCAAATGGCCTCATCCCCAA GTCCTTACTTGGTGCAGCAGGGCCTGACTAACACTGCCGCACAAGCACCTAATCATTCATTTCCTATGGT AAATCATGGTGGCGGTTTCGGTGGTGCTGGAGCTGCTTTTGGTGCTTCAGGAATGGAGACACAATCCGGTGCTAGGTACGCGCAACAAGGCACACCAAGTGCTTCAGGAGGAAATCCCTTTGGATGA
- the LOC120280328 gene encoding LOW QUALITY PROTEIN: uncharacterized protein LOC120280328 (The sequence of the model RefSeq protein was modified relative to this genomic sequence to represent the inferred CDS: deleted 1 base in 1 codon) produces MMAESNEKGEFLGNMVRQSSGRAPGPLKTSFSGRSSAKNSPSFRRLGSGRTPRRDSKAAFGKFQWIRNNKVVLWLMLITLWAYIGFAVQSKWAHSDHNKAEFIGYKSKTASSQNEDGRAAQNSFLGNATASSGEKRVLMGKEKGPESKNFGVRLVDKSNQVSSQQNVTKKKKKRTRKTPVKPKVIAVENRTDEVDEGLIPRRNTSYGLIVGPFGKTEDSVLEWNAEKRKGTCNRRGEFARLVWSRTFLLVFHELSMTGAPLSMMELATEILSCGGTVSVVALSWKGGLMTELDRRGIKVLKDKRELSYKTAMKADLVIAGSAVCSSWIEQYLVHFPSGWNQLVWWIMENRREYFNRSKSMLNRVKMLTFLSDSQSKQWLAWCEEDHIQLKSQPMVVPLSINDELAFVAGIPSSLNTPATSIEKMLEKRDLLRNTVRKEMGLTDDDMLMMTLSSINPGKGQRLLLESALLVAEHNVSMEDLKINVTRLNELSEVASQNITLLGNGSNQETVPSKTDQNNKLREGSQKSKSATSKKKKKRRSRITSILSLAKHNKTLAQEEQAGLRRLLVDTKGSGHQNLKVLIGSIGSKSNKELYIKAILRFLSQHPNLSKSVLWTSSTTRVASLYAAADVYVINAQGPGETFGRVTIEAMAFGLPVLGTDAGGTQEIVEHGMTGLLHPLGRDGIKGLAQHIQYFLNNPSVRKKMGSKGSLKVQATYLKQHMYEKMAKVLRQCMKIK; encoded by the exons ATGATGGCTGAGAGCAATGAGAAAGGGGAATTTTTGGGTAATATGGTGCGGCAGAGCTCAGGTCGAGCACCAGGGCCTCTGAAAACCTCATTTTCTGGGAGATCTAGTGCCAAGAATTCACCTTCTTTTCGTAGATTGGGCTCTGGTAGAACTCCCAGGAGAGATTCCAAGGCTGCATTTGGGAAATTCCAATGGATTCGGAACAATAAGGTTGTGCTTTGGCTGATGTTGATCACTCTTTGGGCTTATATTGGTTTTGCTGTGCAGTCTAAGTGGGCTCATAGTGACCATAATAAGGCAGAGTTCATTGGTTATAAGAGCAAGACTGCTAGTTCTCAGAATGAAGATGGTAGAGCTGCTCAAAATTCCTTTCTGGGTAATGCCACTGCATCTTCCGGTGAGAAACGGGTGCTAATGGGCAAGGAAAAAGGCCCTGAATCAAAGAATTTTGGTGTTCGATTGGTGGATAAAAGTAATCAGGTTTCATCGCAACAAAATgtgacaaaaaagaaaaagaaaagaacgaGAAAGACACCTGTGAAACCAAAAGTTATAGCAGTGGAGAATAGGACAGATGAGGTGGATGAAGGGTTGATACCAAGGAGGAATACTTCATATGGCCTGATTGTCGGACCATTTGGTAAGACAGAAGATAGTGTTTTGGAATGGAATGCTGAGAAGAGGAAAGGCACTTGTAATAGGAGAGGTGAATTTGCACGTCTTGTGTGGTCTCGCACGTTTCTTTTGGTATTTCATGAGCTTTCAATGACTGGTGCACCACTCTCTATGATGGAATTGGCCACGGAAATTTTGAGCTGTGGAGGGACTGTGTCTGTGGTGGCTCTCAGCTGGAAGGGTGGGTTAATGACAGAACTTGATCGGAGAGGAATCAAAGTGCTCAAGGACAAACGGGAGCTCAGTTACAAGACAGCCATGAAAGCTGATCTTGTCATTGCAGGATCGGCTGTCTGTTCCTCCTGGATAG AGCAATATCTGGTACATTTTCCATCTGGATGGAATCAACTTGTTTGGTGGATCATGGAAAATCGAAGGGAGTAC TTCAACCGATCAAAGAGTATGCTGAACAGAGTGAAGATGCTGACCTTCTTATCTGATTCACAGTCTAAACAGTGGTTGGCCTGGTGTGAAGAAGACCACATTCAGTTGAAGTCCCAACCAATGGTTGTGCCTCTATCTATTAATGATGAGTTGGCCTTTGTGGCAGGCATACCTAGTTCGCTTAATACCCCTGCAACTAGTATTGAGAAGATGCTGGAGAAGAGGGACCTTTTAAGAAACACAGTTCGAAAGGAGATGGGCTTGACTGATGATGATATGCTTATGATGACTTTAAGTAGTATTAACCCTGGAAAAGGCCAGCGGCTGCTTTTGGAGTCAGCTCTTTTGGTTGCGGAGCACAATGTATCCATGGAAGATCTGAAAATAAATGTTACAAGGCTGAATGAATTGTCAGaagttgcttctcaaaatatCACTTTGCTTGGTAATGGATCAAATCAAGAGACTGTGCCCTCCAAAACTGACCAAAACAATAAACTTAGAGAAGGGTCCCAGAAAAGCAAATCTGCAACttctaagaagaagaaaaaacgaCGGTCACGAATTACAAGCATCCTTTCCTTGGCCAAGCACAACAAGACTTTGGCACAAGAAGAACAGGCAGGATTAAGGAGGCTGCTTGTAGACACTAAGGGAAGTGGACACCAAAATCTTAAAGTTTTGATTGGGTCTATTGGATCAAAGAGCAATAAAGAGTTGTATATCAAAGCCATTCTACGATTTTTATCTCAGCATCCGAACTTGTCAAAGTCAGTGCTATGGACTTCATCAACTACACGTGTAGCCTCACTTTATGCTGCAGCAGATGTCTATGTGATAAATGCACAG GGGCCTGGTGAAACATTTGGGAGGGTTACCATTGAAGCAATGGCATTTGGTCTGCCG GTTCTTGGAACAGATGCTGGAGGCACCCAAGAAATCGTCGAGCATGGCATGACAGGCCTTCTCCATCCTCTTGGCCGAGATGGAATTAAAGGCCTTGCCCAGCACATCCAATATTTTCTGAATAATCCATCAGTGAGGAAGAAGATGGGTAGCAAGGGAAGTTTAAAGGTGCAAGCTACGTACTTAAAGCAACACATGTATGAAAAAATGGCGAAAGTTCTAAGACAGTGCATgaagatcaaataa
- the LOC120280801 gene encoding protein SODIUM POTASSIUM ROOT DEFECTIVE 2-like, translating into MGRLISFERVLECFSSTTSCTSCLCLSSSVEDEDSEGMALMKIHAEQIAKLQDVDNGCKTLAFHLEPKTVVLRVLMHCGGCAKKVEKHISKMEGVSSCEVDLESNKVVVIGDITPFEVLNSVSKVKFAELWVSPP; encoded by the exons ATGGGGAGACTAATTAGTTTTGAGAGGGTGTTGGAGTGCTTCTCTTCAACAACATCTTGCActtcttgtctttgtttaagttcatcagttgaagatgaagatagtgAAGGGATGGCATTAATGAAAATTCATGCAGAGCAAATAGCAAAGCTTCAAGATGTTGATAATGGATGCAAGACTTTGGCTTTTCATCTGGAACCCAAG ACTGTTGTTTTAAGAGTTTTAATGCATTGTGGTGGATGTGCAAAGAAAGTTGAGAAACATATTTCAAAGATGGAAg GAGTGAGCTCTTGTGAAGTGGATCTAGAGAGCAACAAAGTGGTTGTAATAGGGGACATAACTCCTTTTGAGGTTCTCAACAGTGTCTCCAAAGTCAAGTTTGCAGAGCTATGGGTGTCTCCCCCTTGA